GGATCGGTTCGGTTTGCCACTGGCTAGAGGTTAACGGCGCCTCAAACAACATGGTGTTGAGTTGCGGCTCGAAGGGCTTTTGCTCGTCAAACTGGGGCGTGATGGCAATGACTTGAGTGATGGATTCACCAGTCATGCCCTCGATCTGTTCTCGTTGCGCCTGCGTTATCGGGTGAGAGAAGTTGAGTAGAATCATCGTCCATTCCGCTTTCATCGCGACGGGAGGGGCAACGTGGCCAGGTCAGCCGGCAGCGCTTCGGCCGCCTTGAGAATGCTGGCTACGGATCGAGGATCACGGCGCATGCCCACATGGGCGATGTCATTGCGCAGATCGGGCAGTTTGTTCCAGAGCGCCACGGCCTTTCCCAGCGCTTCGTCGTTGTCTGAGTCCATGCGCAATATCTTTTCCTCACGACGCAGGTGGGCCATTACGTTAAGCAGTTTCTCGGCTGCTTTCCTGTCATGCAGAAGATCCCAGTCGAGCAGAAAGGTCGCGTATGAAACGATCCATTCTCGGGCCAGGACAATGGCCTGCACATATTGTCGTCTTTTGACATACCATTCCACCAGCACCCGCTGTTTTGCCAAGCTCTCCCGAAGATTGGCGGGGTCTCTTGGATCGCCATCGAATGCCAGGGAAGTATAATCATTGGCCGTCCTATCCATAAGCAGGCTAAAAGGTTTTGCCCACGTACCTGCCTCATCCTCGACCGCGGCGAGACTGGGACCCAGCGCAGCGGCTGTTTCCATTACATCTTCTGGCCGCACTAGGCGGAGGACATTGCCCATCTTATCCAGGATCCCTGCCGTAGACTTAAGATTCGTCGGGAGATCATAGGCAGTGGCACGGTTCTTACTTTTCCAGGGAAGCTGGTGGGACTGCTGTAGCCGATGTGCCAGGGCATCGGAGTCGCCGGTGGCCAGGAATTGGTCGGTGGCAACGGTCCAGTCGAGTAGCGTCACAAAGAGCGTCAGGTCGAAGATCGGTGTTTCGTTGTCCTCTGTCCTAGCATCCCAGGCACCGTAGTAAACGGCCTTGACCGTGGCATCCTTGGCAACCTGCAGGAAGGCCAGGGCCAGGAAGCTAAGGAAGGGCAGGGAGCGAAAACCGTACGTGATATCGACGATCAACTCCTCTCCCTGACCGATATGATCGGTCAACTGGTCGAAGATTTGCCATAGGTCGGCCTCGCTGTGCCCGTCGGGGATCTCCACCGCTACCGGCTTGGTGTCCGGGGCAATTTCGTCGGCCAGGTCCTCGTAATGCCGCGCCTTCGCGGCCTGTGTTACGACGACCAGCGTATGTTCGGGTTCACAGATATGGGCAACCGCCGCTGGACAGAAGCAGGTTTCATAGCGCTTATCAGCCAACACATAGGTGGTCTCTTTGTACGGAGTGGTTCCGAGAAACGTAAGCAAAGTGGTCATTTTACACCTGCTCCAGGCTTACCTTGACCCAACCCAGGGGCCAGCCAGGTTGGTCGCCGACCCGCAAGAGGTGACGACTTTTCGGAAATGGATCCCCTGGCTTATGTTTGCCGGTTGGATTGAGATTATAACGCGACACCAGCCGGTCGAACGCGACGGGATCTTGCTTCAGCAACTTATTGAAGGTCTTTGTGTGCCAGCCACCTCCCCAGCCAATCACTAGGAGGAATTCATTGGGTTTGAGTTCTGTAAAGAGATTAACTGTATCACCATAGAAGCGATGGACGCCAGGCACGTCACGCCGCTCCTGGAAAAAGACGATCTCCTCCTCCAGGATGGTTTTGGCATTCTGTTGACCCCAGCGGGCAAGCTGCCCTAGCCAATCAGCTCCTCGTACCCAGTGTCCAATTTCCATGCGACGTCGCCGATCAAAGGGGGTGTTGCGATCCTCCATCAGTTCGGTGGGTATGTGGATAGGAAGCTCAAAGACTGTGCCTTTGACTACAGTCTCTACATCCACGTCAAGTCCCCGGCTGCGGCCTCGGTAGGACTGGCTTGCCGTTGGATAGATATGAGCGCGTCGCAACGCAAGTTGTTTCGGAGATAATGCAGCACTATCGCCAACCTGAAGGGCGCGGAGCAAATCCTCGTTAGGGTTCTTTCCAAAGAGCTGCTTTTCAACTGGTTGGCCGGCCCACTCGCGTTGTCGACCCAATCGGGACATGTCAGGTTCCAACTCGGCAGCAGCGCCAACGGCCAGTACCGTGCGGAGTGCGCCTTTGAGTGATGAGCCGGGTAAGTATGGACGACCGTAAATATCCTTGATCTGTTCACGGATATTCACCGTGGCCGGAGCGCCCTTTAACCGGTAGCGAAACAGAGGATGATCAGACCCGAAATCGTCGTTGGTCAGCCATTGCATCTCTTGAAGATCTGCCAGAGTGCGACCTGCCAGGGTGTGTGCCACCCGCGACATGTCCATGCCGTCATCCTCGGCGCGCTGAAAGACGGCTTCGAGCACCAGACCGCTGTCTGCAAAGTATACCCATCCGTCATCCATGGCTATCCAATCGATGTCGCGCACCAGGTTGGTCCCGGTCCCAATGTGAACGTCACTGAGCAGTTCGACCCTTGCGGTGAGGTTTCTTGCGATCATGACCGACCTCCGTCGAGTTGACGTCTCGTTTCAATTTGGTCTGAAGGCTTCATTGCAGCGTTGGCGATGCGGACTGGAAAGACAAGGCCATAACGGTAAACCGTGGGACCCTCGTTCTCGAAAAGTGTCTTCGGCGTCACGTCAACAAGGTCACCAAATGGCGTCACTGTTGACGGCCAGCGGAGTACGCTTCCGTCGGCAATCATGCGTATCGATGCCCGACGCAGATTCATGTATCCACTCAGACTCAGCCAGCCACGGCGCAGCTCAATTTCGTAACGAGCTTCCGGACCGATCACCTCGCGTTCGTTTGGTCGAGGATGGTAAGGCGAAAAGGTGGTGAAGAAATCACCATCCGACGCACCAATCGACCAATTCACGAAATCCTCGAAATTCGGAACAAACTGCCCGAAACCGCTGCTACGTTTTCCACCGATGCCAACCTCGCCCAACTGCTCGAATGCGCCCTTTATTAGCGCCTGGACGGACTCGTCAGCTGCTAACCACTCGACTACCGTGTAAAGCCCGGCGGAACTGTCCTTGGTACGGTTGAAGGCTGTACCGCCCAATGCGTAAACAGCGCTCTTCAATGTCTTGCGATCGACAGTAACTCTTGGCCTCAGGTGAGTGCGCCAGAGAACGGGCGATTGTGGCTTGCCTGTCTCAGGATGGCGAGCCATAAAACTCTCCAAGCCATCCTTTTCTTTGAGGGTGAGCCAGATTTTTCCGCCATGAATTGTAGTTGGCAAATCATTCTCGAGCGCCGCGGTGGGGCTTTCATGGCGCGCTAGCGCCCGAAACACGTTTGATGAAACCCACTGAACTGCCTTGAATTGTTTGCGCCGGCGCAAATCCGTGGCATTTGGAATTCGAGGCGGGCCAACCATTGGGTAGGGTAGAAAGCTCACGTCAGCGGCGTAAGGCATCAGGGATGTCAACCTGAACGGAGCGTCGCTAGGTGTTCTGGCCCCTCTGAACTCAGCCAGCAGCTCCTCCACAATATCTGCCCCGTGTTGATCGGCCAAGACGGTGCACAAGGCCGAAAACAGACTATCTGCTGGCAACCAGACGTCGCTTCGCTCCATACCAACACCGCGCCCGCCGAAGTGAAACTGTCCACGTGGGCGAAAACGCACGCGTGTGTAGCGAGTCATATCTATCTCCTAATCGCCGACATCTTCAAACGTCTGCTTCACCCAATCATTGATAGTTGTTACTAGGTGATCAGTGACGGGTTGGGCCCCGTCCACCTCGAACTTTTCGGTCTTGTATTCCGTTCCCTTTCGAGCGTAGACGTTTGTGATCTGGAACTCAACCTTTCCGCCACCTCGCGATCCCAGTCCGCCGAGATAGTCCTCTTCCACCAACTGAAGGGCTTTTAACACTGTCGCAAAGTGATCGCGTCCCGAGGCGTCGTATATCCCATAGGCCAACTCGAAACCCTCGAATAGAGTGCCGGCCGGAACTCTTTCGATCTGGCGTGGCACAGCGGCACTGGTTACCCGGTCGATGGTGGCTTCCCACTTGATCTCTGAATAAGGAAAATCGGTTTGGGCTCGGTCCAACTGGGCGGCGCTGTCGTCACCCAGGTAGACGTCGCGAACCACGAGACTGGTTGGGTGCGGAACGCCTTCGTCGCCGGTAACGCCGAAAACGGAGCAAACCGGGCAGTTGCGATACATCTCGCGGTATTCGGCATCAGACATCTTCTTTTGGCGACATATGTGTACGAAAACGCCTTTTCCGATACGCATATTCTGTTCACTTCCGTGAAGCCGTTCGGTGAGGGAACGCATTTTCCCCCGTAGACTGGAACCCGGGATGAAAGGACGATTTGTCAAAGGGTCCCGAATGATCGGCGAGTCCACTCCGCCGATTTCAAGCGCGCCTGCCGCTCCACCGATGTGAAGGCCTGTGATGGTCTTGATGTTACCCTGGAGGAATACGCGCCCGTGCAGCGTGACGCTCCTACGGTTCTTGTTGTTTGCCATGGTTGTCCTCCCTTATTTGCCGCCAGCGGCAGTATGATAGGCCAAAATCGCTTCGAAAAGGTCGACGAATCTTTCGAAGCGCTGCGTTTGTTCATCAATAGCCGAAGCCTTCGATACCTCGTCGATTGCAGTCGACAACACATTGGCCAGCGGCTTAACTTTTCTGTCCCTTGCTCCCTGGTAAGCCAAGCGCGGTTTCAACAGCAGCACTTTGCGCATTCGGG
The Chloroflexota bacterium genome window above contains:
- the csx2 gene encoding TIGR02221 family CRISPR-associated protein; the protein is MTTLLTFLGTTPYKETTYVLADKRYETCFCPAAVAHICEPEHTLVVVTQAAKARHYEDLADEIAPDTKPVAVEIPDGHSEADLWQIFDQLTDHIGQGEELIVDITYGFRSLPFLSFLALAFLQVAKDATVKAVYYGAWDARTEDNETPIFDLTLFVTLLDWTVATDQFLATGDSDALAHRLQQSHQLPWKSKNRATAYDLPTNLKSTAGILDKMGNVLRLVRPEDVMETAAALGPSLAAVEDEAGTWAKPFSLLMDRTANDYTSLAFDGDPRDPANLRESLAKQRVLVEWYVKRRQYVQAIVLAREWIVSYATFLLDWDLLHDRKAAEKLLNVMAHLRREEKILRMDSDNDEALGKAVALWNKLPDLRNDIAHVGMRRDPRSVASILKAAEALPADLATLPLPSR
- the csx15 gene encoding CRISPR-associated protein Csx15, with product MILLNFSHPITQAQREQIEGMTGESITQVIAITPQFDEQKPFEPQLNTMLFEAPLTSSQWQTEPILVMLPSLNFIAAMLLAELHGRMGYFPPVIRTRPVAGSLPRQYEVAEIL
- the csm4 gene encoding type III-A CRISPR-associated RAMP protein Csm4; this translates as MTRYTRVRFRPRGQFHFGGRGVGMERSDVWLPADSLFSALCTVLADQHGADIVEELLAEFRGARTPSDAPFRLTSLMPYAADVSFLPYPMVGPPRIPNATDLRRRKQFKAVQWVSSNVFRALARHESPTAALENDLPTTIHGGKIWLTLKEKDGLESFMARHPETGKPQSPVLWRTHLRPRVTVDRKTLKSAVYALGGTAFNRTKDSSAGLYTVVEWLAADESVQALIKGAFEQLGEVGIGGKRSSGFGQFVPNFEDFVNWSIGASDGDFFTTFSPYHPRPNEREVIGPEARYEIELRRGWLSLSGYMNLRRASIRMIADGSVLRWPSTVTPFGDLVDVTPKTLFENEGPTVYRYGLVFPVRIANAAMKPSDQIETRRQLDGGRS
- the csm2 gene encoding type III-A CRISPR-associated protein Csm2, giving the protein MAKRISDQDISKIIAQGDAVILVREADRFGSELANDRLSKSQIRGAFGTVRQIQANWEKDEPQTRMRKVLLLKPRLAYQGARDRKVKPLANVLSTAIDEVSKASAIDEQTQRFERFVDLFEAILAYHTAAGGK
- the csm5 gene encoding type III-A CRISPR-associated RAMP protein Csm5, with the translated sequence MIARNLTARVELLSDVHIGTGTNLVRDIDWIAMDDGWVYFADSGLVLEAVFQRAEDDGMDMSRVAHTLAGRTLADLQEMQWLTNDDFGSDHPLFRYRLKGAPATVNIREQIKDIYGRPYLPGSSLKGALRTVLAVGAAAELEPDMSRLGRQREWAGQPVEKQLFGKNPNEDLLRALQVGDSAALSPKQLALRRAHIYPTASQSYRGRSRGLDVDVETVVKGTVFELPIHIPTELMEDRNTPFDRRRRMEIGHWVRGADWLGQLARWGQQNAKTILEEEIVFFQERRDVPGVHRFYGDTVNLFTELKPNEFLLVIGWGGGWHTKTFNKLLKQDPVAFDRLVSRYNLNPTGKHKPGDPFPKSRHLLRVGDQPGWPLGWVKVSLEQV
- the csm3 gene encoding type III-A CRISPR-associated RAMP protein Csm3, with the translated sequence MANNKNRRSVTLHGRVFLQGNIKTITGLHIGGAAGALEIGGVDSPIIRDPLTNRPFIPGSSLRGKMRSLTERLHGSEQNMRIGKGVFVHICRQKKMSDAEYREMYRNCPVCSVFGVTGDEGVPHPTSLVVRDVYLGDDSAAQLDRAQTDFPYSEIKWEATIDRVTSAAVPRQIERVPAGTLFEGFELAYGIYDASGRDHFATVLKALQLVEEDYLGGLGSRGGGKVEFQITNVYARKGTEYKTEKFEVDGAQPVTDHLVTTINDWVKQTFEDVGD